Part of the Candidatus Tanganyikabacteria bacterium genome is shown below.
GCTTTCACCCTGGCTTCGGGGATTGTGCTCTCGCGCATGTACAACGGCGTGCACTACCCGTCCGACGTGGCGGCCGGCGCGCTGCTCGGCGCGGCCGCCGGGTGGGCGGCGGTCGCCGGCCGAAAGGCCCTCTGGCCGCCGGGCCGCTGAAGGGCAGCCCGCGCGAGCCGACTGGCGACTCTCATAGCGCGGCTCTGATGACTTCGCTCCGGCATCGCGGCCGGCACGGAGGCCGGCCCCACCCGTTGCATCGGTGGCGCAGGCCTCCGTGCCTGCGTCCGATAGGCGCCAGGTCATATGAGCGCCGCTATCAGGCCTGCAAGGCGGCGACGTCAGGCGCCATCTGGAGCAGGATGGCCAGGAGGTGGTGCTCGGTCGCGATTCGCTCGGCCTGGGCGATGAGGAACCGCGCTTCGACCAGGCGATCAAGTGCGGCCAGGGCCGATGCCTGGTACCAGAGCGACCGTGCGAGGCCCTCCGGGTCTCCTATTTCCCGGCAAATGGCCTCTTGCTCGGCCAGCAACGCCAGGGCGACGTCCGCTTCCCCTAGCAGCATGTGGACGATGCCCCGGTTCCCGAGGGCCTCCTGAAGGCCCCCCGGCGAGGCCAGGTCCCGGGCGAGCGCTTCCTGCTCGAGGTGCGCGGCCAGCGCACCCTCGAAGTCGCCCAGTTCGCGTAGCACCAGGCCGCGGTTATCCAGGGCGATGCGCAGGCCGTCCCGACTGCCGGTCTCCCGCGCCAGCCGTTCCTGCTCCGCGACCAGTTCCCGCGCCAGTTCGAGGTTGCCCCACTCCAGGTGGACGAGCGCCTGGTTGCCCAGGCAAACGCGCAGGCCGTCCGCGCTTCCCAGGTCGCGCCACAGCGCCTCCTCTTCCCGGTGCAGCGCCAGGGCCTCGTCCCACGCTGCCCGCGAGTGGCAGAGGAGCGCCCGGTTCCCGAGGGCGGTGGCGAGCCCGGCCTTGAGCCCCGCCCTCCGACAGAGCGCCTCCTGCTCCGCGAGGAGCGCGTCCGCGCCGGCAAGCTGGCCGACAGAACGCAAAATCAGGGCCTGACTGCCGAGGCAGCGCTGCAGGCCGTCGAGGTTCCCCGTCGACCGGCAGAGCCGCTCCTGCTCCCGGCGGAGCCCCAGCGCCTCGTCGTGCGCGCCACGGCCCGCGACGATCAACGCCTGGTTGCCGAGGCAAACCTGCAGGCTCGCCAGATCGTCGTGCTGCCGGCAAAGCGCCTCCTGCTCTTCGAGGAGCGCCCAGGCTTCCGCATGATCGCCCAGGCCGATCAGGACCGCGGCCTGGTTGCCAAGGCACGCCTGCAGCCACTGGCCGAGTCGGTGCTGGCGGCAGATGCTCTCCTGCTCGACGAGCAACGCGCGGGCCTGCTCGCGCTCGCCATGGGCCAGGGGCACGAGCGCCAGGTTGCCGAACGCCGCCTGCAAGGCGATGGCCTGGTCGAGCCGCAGGCAGATCTCGACCTGTTCGGCCAGCAGGCGCTCGGCATCCGCGAGCCGGCCTTGCGAGATCGCGACCAGCCCGAGATCGCCCAGCACCGCCTGGAGATCGGCGTCGTTCCCCGCCTGCCGGTATCTGGCCGCCATGTGGTCGCGCAGCGCCGCCGCCTCTTTGAGATGGCCGGTATCGGCGAGCAGGGCCGCGATCGGGTGCAAAGAGGCCGAATGCCGGTCCGGATCGGCCAGCACCGCCGCGAATGCTTCAAGCAGGCCCCGCCCGGTGGCCCGCTCCAGGGACGCCCACGCCCGCTTGATCTCGAACTCGTGGGTCTCCCAGGCCGCGGACACGAAGGCGGGGTCCGCCAGCAGGTCGCGCAGGCCGTCCAGGTCCCCGGCCTGCTCCAGTTGCCAGGGCAGCTCCTCGTAGGTTCGCCAGCCCGGGCCGCTGGCCTGAAAGTAGCGAGCCAGCTCCCGGTGAGCGGCGCGGCGCCGCTCGCCGGTCCCGAGGTAGCGGCGCCGGACGGCCTCGCGCAGGGCGTCATGGGCGAGCGCCAGCCGGCCCGAACGGTTGCCCAGCCCCTGCTCCGCGGCCAGAAAGAAGGGCGTCCAGAACGCGCGGGCCAGGCGCGTGCCGGCGCCGAGCATGTCCAGCAGTTCGGCCTCGGAAACCCCCCGCCTGGCGGCCCAGAGGACGCGACAGGCATCCCGCACCAGGTGCGGGCGCTCCTTGGAGAAATCGACTTCCCAGCGGGCGAGCACCAGACCGAAGAGCCTGGCTGGCGTCGAGGCCGCCAGGTAGTGATCGAGCGCGCCCGCGACGGTCTCGTGGGAACCGTGCTGGCGCAACTCGTCCAGGACCGTCGTCAGGAACAGCGGGTTTCCGCAGCCGGCATGGTCGGCAAGACTTTCCGCGAGGTCCGGGGCGAGGGTCTTGGCGTACTGCGAGAGGAACCGACCGACGAGCTCCAGGCGCTCGGGCCGGGACAGCGGAGCGATCGGGGTGACCATCCAACCGCGTCGCCGCACGGCATCCTGCGCCCGTCCCGGGCCTGCCGACATGATCAGGCGCAGACCGGCCGGCACTTGCCGGGGAAGCCAGGCTAGCTCCTGGGCGCCCTCGCGATCGTCGAGCTGATCGATCCCGTCGATCACGAGCAGGAGCCGCCC
Proteins encoded:
- a CDS encoding DUF4062 domain-containing protein — translated: MDRGIRVFVSSTFRDLQVERDLLVKRVFPQLRRRCESRGVTWGEVDLRWGITDEQRAEGRVLPLCLAEIQRCRPYFIGILGERYGWVPEELPPELLASEPWLADFAGRSVTELEILHGVLNDPAMEGQAYFYFRDPAFPGDVADAREDRARLEALKERIRRSGFPVREPYPDPAALADLVQSDFEALIDRLFPPGAEVSPLDRQLAEQQAFSARRSRVFVGLEARAAPLQAVARGEAGPVVLAGAAGSGKSALLASWLASEARGVDVVPIVHHVGASAGDGDWATMLTRLLGEFRRSLAIDVPIPADRHELPDAFGQALEAAALQGRLLLVIDGIDQLDDREGAQELAWLPRQVPAGLRLIMSAGPGRAQDAVRRRGWMVTPIAPLSRPERLELVGRFLSQYAKTLAPDLAESLADHAGCGNPLFLTTVLDELRQHGSHETVAGALDHYLAASTPARLFGLVLARWEVDFSKERPHLVRDACRVLWAARRGVSEAELLDMLGAGTRLARAFWTPFFLAAEQGLGNRSGRLALAHDALREAVRRRYLGTGERRRAAHRELARYFQASGPGWRTYEELPWQLEQAGDLDGLRDLLADPAFVSAAWETHEFEIKRAWASLERATGRGLLEAFAAVLADPDRHSASLHPIAALLADTGHLKEAAALRDHMAARYRQAGNDADLQAVLGDLGLVAISQGRLADAERLLAEQVEICLRLDQAIALQAAFGNLALVPLAHGEREQARALLVEQESICRQHRLGQWLQACLGNQAAVLIGLGDHAEAWALLEEQEALCRQHDDLASLQVCLGNQALIVAGRGAHDEALGLRREQERLCRSTGNLDGLQRCLGSQALILRSVGQLAGADALLAEQEALCRRAGLKAGLATALGNRALLCHSRAAWDEALALHREEEALWRDLGSADGLRVCLGNQALVHLEWGNLELARELVAEQERLARETGSRDGLRIALDNRGLVLRELGDFEGALAAHLEQEALARDLASPGGLQEALGNRGIVHMLLGEADVALALLAEQEAICREIGDPEGLARSLWYQASALAALDRLVEARFLIAQAERIATEHHLLAILLQMAPDVAALQA